DNA from Artemia franciscana chromosome 8, ASM3288406v1, whole genome shotgun sequence:
aacaaggcgtcctcagcacaagataaaaaactaaactaaaaacaaataaaaaccaccaccaataacaataaatacaattgtcgctacttatccgcGTAGagaaaagcagctatttgagttacttcaatgaggatcaaagagcaactgaggaaaaattatgaaatgaagcttagttaattattctgtcgcgaaataatcctcttgtaagctaatattgaagcaactctttttggtctagtaggtaatcttgtcccatggtgattgtgtaaaattttaattcccttattgattatttgctcatttttcaaaagaacatcataaattgggtcaatattcaaattccctgtgtctctatttgttgcaatattagcaaatatatgtttttcaatttctatagcctccctcgcccactgagaaaaacctctatcattagaaatagctgtagtctcatcaaattgtataaaatgttcgggataaaagaatgtatgttcagctagagccgaaacaaaagtttccggaggctttcttaattgtagggttttttctattaatttgcgatgctcaataagtaaattgttggtgagttctaccaatattaaactttccacaggaacaaggaatttCATGCATTCCACTTACTAAATCTCtccgggttaaatccttcccagaattaagaaaactacctaatgattggactgattggaaacaagtatcaatgttatttttacttaaaattcgtttaagcatctctcccaaagtaggtacataaggtaaagaaatgaaacttcgGTAAGTTTAATTCTGTGCACTTTGAAACCacaataaccctattgttgtgtttaatacgtctatttttattactttatcaatgaatttaatcgggtagctattacaaaataaaacatccctcaaatacaacaattcagaatctaaaaactcccgggaacaaattctgaaagctctatccaccagtgcaatcacaactcctcgtttcactgaaatagggtggcACGAGTGAAAGTTTAAAAACCTATCACTGTGAGTAGGCTTTCTatatactgaaaaaagtaaatggaactcacttttaatcaataaaataccaagaaaaggtagtttatcatcttcttcaaactccactgtaaattttacgtttttgtcagaactatttaaatgtttatggaaaaggtctaaagactctaaaccgtgtttccaaatgcaaaccacatcatccatgaatctgccccagaaacaatGAGAGAGCCTAAAATTGTGTATGGCGGAGGTTATaatagattccatgaagagatttgtcaacaaaggggagagagatgcccccatagctaaaccaaacacctgtttgtaaaattcacctctaaaaccaaaataaagagaatgttcATTTGCAAGGATAACAAATATTTATGGGACGGAGGGTGACTCCCGTCTTAGGAATCTTGGGTAGACCATAGATCTTTGGTGCGGAACAATCTCTTggacaaaatttattataaaattgtggggtaatgtgtaaattattttttagcgactccaattcctttctaatcgactttacatatttatccgTAGGATCGAAATCCAATTTCTCGTAAATAGTGGTATCCGAAATGATTGTACTCATTTTACGATCATAATCATCAGTCCCCATAATTACAATAGTATTGCCTTTATCTGCTCTAGTGATAGTAAGGGccttatcctttttcaaatcagaaagtattttaatgtcattttttgttatatcattttcgattttttttttttttcatgttaaaagtCTTAAGTTTCCTTACGATTTCAGCTCTAAGTTCTTGAGGAGCTTCgactttatcaatagaagccATAATTCTTGACTCTaccttataaattatttttgaataagaatttggggttggaaaacaaaatctaaaaccCTTCGACAAAACTGCCTCTTGTTGACTGCTAAGGGGAGTAATTAGTCTTATTTCTTAGTCCCGGTATGTTATCTCTGTGCACTTTCATGATAGTACAACTCATATACAATTGCCACTGATTTCACATATTCAAATATGAAATCTCACCCTGCAATCATAACTCCAAAAGAGGGAAACCgaactaaaataaattgaaatgtaAAAAAGGTATTATCAGATGTTGAAATCCATACAGATCGTTTGTAttcatattatttcaaaacaagtTTAATATCTATTTAAATTTGAGGTTTTTGTTAGAAGGTGTACAAGAGAGAGGgagcataaatttattttttattgcgtTATCCACAGAAGTGCCACCCTGGCCAGCATCGTATATGCAGGGTGGCCATTTAGAGCCTTAGTCATTATATTCTATTGACCTGAGTTTTCTTGAGAATagtttgtcttctttttcttttaggcGTTGGTATCTTCGGAGCAGGAGTGTCAATGCTCATTTATCATTATGATAGAATTCCTCGGTTGAGGCAGGTTGTCAAGGATTTGATAAGATTAGAGGTAATATTTACCATATTATCCAATATTTATTATACTACAAAacgttttcttttgtttacatAGAAAACATAGGTTCCTAAAACAACTAGGTGGggaaaatgagcacaagtcttagatgcgtgattgacatggccagaacggattcgctctctgtgggggagtttggaggaggattgattctgaaaaattaaaaaaaaaatggggtaaTTTTAATtgacgaaggagtgatcggatcttaatgaaatttcacatttagaaggattttgtaactcagatctctaattttaaatttcgatcagatccagtgtcattggagggGGGCGgatatctttgaaaacgctgagactggagagatcaggatgaaacttggtaggaagaataagctcaagttcaagatacgtgactgacataactggaacggatgcgctctctttgagggattTGGGGCTCGGGGGTTGTTgggtaattagaaaaaatgagggatttgtaACCTACGAACattaatcagatcttaatgaaatatggtattcagaaggatcttgtgctttagagcttttacttaaatcccgaccaaatctattgaaattaaaaaaaaatggaagttgATATTTGTATTCTGactgacaaaaataaagataatgaCGCAAGTAATAAGAGCTATGAAAGTATATTCTCTGTGGAAAAAGAAACCATTGAGGCCGAAAGCCGTCGTGACGCAAGActgtcatctgcaaatgctgATATAGATGAACAAAAACTGTGTGATAGAATGTGCTGAAGGAATTATATCAGTTGAAGTTAGTCTaatgttatttctgaaaatgccAGGTGTGAAAATACAACTTCAGCTGGGAATACCCAAAGATGAGATACTTCTAGTTTTTGATAGCAAACAGGTTGGGAACGACAACAAAATACCAGATTATAATTGCTGAGATTTTTTTATCGAAATGACATATCTTTCTTACCTTTATTAGGGTGAAATTTCAGGAAATATCGAGAGATATGTTGAATCAAATCAAAAGCCAATATGTGCATTAGTTTACTTAGCTAATGAATTGATTATTAACTGCTTGAATAACGCTTAATATTCTGTAGATACGTTTTCTACTGCATTctaattataatgaaaatttaCAGGCTGATCAAGGCACCCTTTCAAAACTGTGGAGTGGGATTTGGCAAGTAGTTTGCACTGTGACCGGTACCGTTTTAGTGTTTGAGGTTACGTCTGGCCCTAGGTATTTTTTCCTATAactattcttattattttcttactgCTTATACCGATTTCTGAGTATATATAATTCATTATACTGCTAATGCTTATTAATGATCATCCTTTATCGCTACTActttagtttaatttctattttattgtttatcgCTACTGCtagtttaatttctattttattggtTAATTCAAACGGGGGacgtatttccttttttgtattatccgcttatgcaaaaaacaaaaaaaaggagaatgAACATTGTTCTTTAATACTTTGTGTTTGCTGCTAAGACTAAGAGTATTTTCACACTACTTAAATAGCGAATTAAAGTGATAGATGTCTCTTctggaaacagttttttttttcattaacgtGAGTTTCCCAGGAGTGTGTTTGTCTAAGGAGCAAGTGTTTGGGGTTCAGTTCCCCC
Protein-coding regions in this window:
- the LOC136029810 gene encoding uncharacterized protein LOC136029810, with product MNLRHASGQPASGKAPWKLPCTAFTFINGMKCISTLHTPTMMKWAKIASSATTYKGIPIGVGIFGAGVSMLIYHYDRIPRLRQVVKDLIRLEADQGTLSKLWSGIWQVVCTVTGTVLVFEVTSGPRQ